A genomic region of Pontibaca methylaminivorans contains the following coding sequences:
- a CDS encoding porin has translation MKKVLFATTALIATAGVAAADVTISGYGRFGLDYNNANANTGVNKWGYAATGASKTNLTSRLRLNFDMSTETDAGVTLGAQFRVQADSDNGEAGTGGWNGARFYASYGGFELGVGNIYGAIEWAPLVYLDTRSSGVGITGMNDAHAVINVNAENGAGGGEYYNWDYYSSTGSGANGVEVMYSAGGFSGHLSYSEQNDEVIGDPAVLVEEGTRRTAAFVSYNWSNWIVTLAAQDSNQEWEDKLFFAIQGDFGQYWAKAAIADNDGIKKYGLYGGMDFGAASSLVLWVNHEDKVSSSDVANGRYNNDRAVNADGTAGTAYGVNYSYDLGGGASFEAGAQRLPNKQTQVQAGVYFSF, from the coding sequence ATGAAAAAGGTTCTCTTCGCCACCACGGCGCTGATTGCCACCGCGGGGGTGGCCGCGGCAGACGTCACGATCAGCGGCTATGGCCGCTTTGGTCTGGACTACAACAACGCGAACGCGAACACTGGCGTCAACAAGTGGGGCTATGCGGCGACCGGCGCCAGCAAGACCAACCTGACCAGCCGCCTGCGCCTGAACTTCGACATGTCCACCGAAACCGACGCGGGCGTGACGCTGGGTGCGCAGTTCCGCGTTCAGGCCGACAGCGACAACGGCGAAGCCGGCACCGGCGGCTGGAACGGTGCGCGCTTTTACGCCTCTTACGGCGGGTTCGAACTGGGCGTCGGCAACATCTACGGCGCGATCGAATGGGCGCCGCTGGTTTACCTCGACACCCGCTCGTCGGGCGTTGGCATCACCGGCATGAACGATGCTCATGCCGTGATCAACGTGAACGCAGAAAATGGTGCCGGTGGTGGTGAATACTACAACTGGGATTACTACTCCTCGACCGGCAGCGGCGCGAATGGCGTCGAAGTGATGTATTCGGCGGGCGGCTTCTCCGGTCACCTGTCCTATTCCGAGCAGAACGATGAAGTCATCGGCGATCCGGCAGTGCTGGTCGAAGAAGGCACCCGCCGCACGGCAGCCTTCGTCTCCTACAACTGGAGCAACTGGATCGTCACCCTCGCGGCGCAGGATTCGAACCAGGAATGGGAAGACAAGCTGTTCTTCGCCATCCAGGGTGACTTTGGCCAATACTGGGCCAAGGCCGCGATCGCCGACAACGACGGCATCAAGAAATACGGCCTTTATGGTGGTATGGACTTCGGCGCCGCCAGCAGCTTGGTGCTCTGGGTGAACCACGAGGACAAAGTCAGCTCGAGCGACGTCGCAAACGGCCGTTACAACAACGACCGTGCCGTGAACGCGGACGGCACCGCCGGCACCGCCTACGGCGTGAACTACTCCTACGATCTGGGCGGCGGCGCCTCCTTCGAGGCCGGCGCACAGCGTCTGCCGAACAAGCAGACCCAGGTTCAGGCCGGCGTCTACTTCAGCTTCTGA
- a CDS encoding YggS family pyridoxal phosphate-dependent enzyme — translation MSLEDITTRIAKAEQGAGRAAGSVTLIAVSKMQPDERVEAALAAGHRHFGENRVQEAAGKWPGFRDRFDGITLHLIGPLQTNKAREAMELADTIHSVDRPRLANTLARLAQELGRCPDLFVQVNTGEEPQKAGILPADADGFIAECVRLDLPLRGLMCIPPVDEEPSLHFALLAKIAARNGLSGLSMGMSGDFERAIALGATHVRVGSAIFGDRADA, via the coding sequence ATGTCGCTTGAGGACATCACCACGCGGATCGCGAAAGCCGAACAGGGCGCCGGGCGGGCCGCGGGATCGGTCACGCTGATCGCCGTTTCCAAGATGCAGCCCGATGAACGGGTCGAGGCCGCGCTGGCCGCCGGTCATCGTCATTTCGGCGAGAACCGCGTGCAGGAGGCCGCCGGCAAATGGCCCGGTTTCCGCGACCGTTTCGACGGCATCACCCTGCATCTGATCGGCCCGCTTCAGACCAACAAGGCGCGGGAGGCGATGGAGCTTGCCGATACGATCCATTCGGTGGACCGCCCGCGTCTTGCCAATACGCTGGCTCGGCTGGCGCAGGAACTGGGCCGCTGTCCCGACCTTTTCGTGCAGGTGAACACCGGCGAGGAACCGCAGAAGGCCGGCATCCTGCCCGCCGATGCGGACGGTTTCATCGCCGAATGTGTGCGGCTCGACCTGCCGCTGCGCGGGCTCATGTGCATCCCGCCCGTGGACGAGGAGCCGAGCCTTCATTTCGCGTTGCTGGCAAAGATAGCCGCGCGCAACGGGCTTTCCGGCCTGTCCATGGGCATGAGCGGCGATTTCGAGCGCGCGATTGCGCTCGGCGCGACCCATGTGCGGGTCGGTTCGGCGATATTCGGCGACCGCGCCGACGCTTGA
- a CDS encoding L,D-transpeptidase family protein yields MVLTGFGSGRGSGHGLRFRGHLYPCTIGRGGVSAQKREGDGATPAGRHRITGLLYRADRIPRPAPWARPIAEGDLWSDDPNDPAYNRRVSAPHGFSHECLHRTDPLYDVILLTDWNLAAVPGRGSAIFLHEWRGPGRPTEGCIAFSRRDARAIARLAPPGTRLIVPHGLCG; encoded by the coding sequence ATGGTGCTGACCGGCTTCGGATCGGGGCGCGGATCGGGGCACGGGCTGCGGTTTCGCGGCCACCTCTATCCCTGCACCATCGGGCGCGGCGGCGTGTCGGCGCAGAAGCGCGAGGGCGATGGCGCAACGCCCGCGGGGCGCCACCGCATCACCGGGCTGCTGTACCGCGCCGACCGTATCCCCCGCCCCGCCCCCTGGGCGCGCCCGATCGCGGAAGGCGACCTCTGGTCGGATGACCCGAATGATCCGGCCTATAACCGCAGGGTCAGCGCGCCGCACGGGTTCAGCCACGAATGCCTGCACCGCACGGATCCGCTTTATGACGTGATCCTGCTCACCGACTGGAATCTTGCCGCGGTTCCGGGGCGCGGCTCGGCGATCTTCCTGCATGAATGGCGCGGCCCCGGCCGGCCGACCGAGGGCTGCATCGCGTTTTCGCGCCGTGACGCGCGGGCAATCGCGCGCCTTGCCCCGCCCGGAACGCGGCTGATCGTGCCTCACGGTCTTTGCGGCTAG
- the ribA gene encoding GTP cyclohydrolase II produces MSLEPDIAELLARARADLRMGVPVVLSGEGAEGGALMLAAETLRSGRLADLRALDGTPALAITARRAETLKARPYDGDLARILLPADADSDWVRAVADPADDLRAPMKGPLVSAREGSAGLHRLAITLAKSARLLPAALVQGLADPRGFAAENRLTLIEAASAWPHLSERRAMEEVVSAHLPTEAALNTRLHIFRPDDGGEEHYAVEIGRPDRNAPVLARLHSACFTGDLLGSLKCDCGPQLRAAMAQMGTEGAGVLLYLNQEGRGIGLANKMRAYSLQDQGFDTVEANHRLGFEDDERDFRIGADILKALGFRSVRLLTNNPAKIAMMEQTGITVTERVPLHVGEGEFNRAYLATKIAKSGHLP; encoded by the coding sequence ATGAGCCTTGAGCCCGACATCGCCGAACTGCTTGCACGCGCCCGCGCCGACCTGCGCATGGGGGTGCCGGTGGTGCTGTCCGGCGAGGGCGCGGAGGGCGGTGCGCTGATGCTCGCGGCCGAGACGCTGCGCTCCGGCCGGCTTGCCGATCTGCGCGCGCTGGACGGCACGCCCGCGCTGGCCATCACGGCCCGGCGGGCCGAAACGCTCAAGGCGCGGCCCTATGACGGCGATCTGGCCCGCATCCTGCTGCCCGCTGATGCCGACAGCGACTGGGTGCGCGCCGTGGCCGATCCGGCCGACGATCTGCGCGCGCCGATGAAGGGGCCGCTCGTCAGCGCCCGCGAGGGGTCGGCCGGGCTGCACCGGCTGGCGATCACGCTGGCGAAATCGGCCCGCCTGCTGCCCGCCGCGCTGGTGCAGGGGCTGGCCGATCCGCGGGGATTCGCCGCGGAAAACCGGCTCACGCTGATCGAGGCCGCCAGCGCCTGGCCGCACCTGTCGGAACGGCGCGCCATGGAAGAGGTGGTGAGCGCGCACCTGCCGACCGAGGCGGCGCTGAACACGCGGCTGCATATCTTTCGTCCCGACGACGGCGGCGAGGAACATTACGCGGTCGAGATCGGCCGCCCGGACCGCAACGCCCCGGTGCTGGCGCGGCTGCATTCGGCCTGTTTCACCGGCGATCTGCTCGGCAGCCTGAAATGCGACTGCGGCCCGCAGTTGCGCGCGGCCATGGCGCAGATGGGGACCGAGGGTGCAGGGGTGCTGCTTTACCTCAATCAGGAAGGGCGCGGTATCGGGCTTGCCAACAAGATGCGCGCCTACAGCCTGCAGGACCAGGGTTTCGACACGGTCGAGGCCAATCACCGCCTCGGGTTCGAGGACGACGAGCGCGATTTCCGCATCGGCGCGGATATTCTCAAGGCGCTCGGCTTTCGCTCGGTGCGGCTGCTGACCAACAACCCGGCCAAGATCGCGATGATGGAACAGACCGGCATCACCGTGACGGAACGCGTGCCGCTGCATGTGGGCGAAGGCGAATTCAACCGCGCCTATCTTGCCACCAAGATCGCGAAATCCGGCCATCTGCCGTGA
- a CDS encoding response regulator transcription factor, with amino-acid sequence MAQLKKILLVDDDDDLRDALGEQLAMTEEFDVTEAADGRAALDRVTEAQFDLVILDVGLPDTDGRELCRVMRKQGVKVPILMLTGQDSDADTILGLDAGANDYITKPFKLAVLLARMRAQLRQHEQSEDAVFQIGPYSFQPSRKMLIGEGDRKIRLTEKETNILKFLYRSGKTTVAREVLLHEVWGYNAGVTTHTLETHIYRLRQKIEPDPSNAQILVTESGGYRLAA; translated from the coding sequence ATGGCACAGCTAAAGAAAATTCTGCTGGTCGACGATGATGACGATCTCCGCGACGCTCTGGGCGAGCAGCTCGCGATGACCGAGGAATTCGACGTGACCGAGGCCGCCGACGGGCGTGCCGCGCTCGATCGCGTGACAGAGGCGCAGTTCGACCTGGTGATCCTCGACGTCGGGCTGCCGGACACCGACGGGCGCGAGCTGTGCCGGGTGATGCGCAAGCAGGGGGTCAAGGTGCCGATCCTGATGCTGACCGGACAGGACAGCGACGCCGATACGATTCTCGGGCTTGATGCCGGAGCGAACGATTATATCACCAAGCCGTTCAAGCTGGCGGTGCTGCTGGCCCGGATGCGCGCGCAACTGCGCCAGCACGAACAATCCGAAGACGCGGTGTTCCAGATCGGCCCCTACAGCTTCCAGCCGTCGCGCAAGATGCTGATCGGCGAGGGCGACCGCAAGATCCGCCTGACCGAGAAGGAAACCAACATCCTCAAGTTCCTCTATCGCTCGGGGAAAACCACGGTCGCGCGCGAGGTGCTGCTGCACGAGGTCTGGGGCTACAACGCCGGCGTGACCACCCATACGCTTGAAACCCACATCTACCGCCTGCGCCAGAAGATCGAGCCCGATCCCTCGAACGCGCAGATTCTCGTGACCGAAAGCGGCGGATACCGGCTTGCGGCCTGA